One stretch of Armigeres subalbatus isolate Guangzhou_Male chromosome 2, GZ_Asu_2, whole genome shotgun sequence DNA includes these proteins:
- the LOC134209483 gene encoding uncharacterized protein LOC134209483: MPKSTAADKRAPSLRRLKTQLKDAQSSLMDIQRFIDGFEEHATTSDVEVRLDMLDGLFETFSETLIDIKSHDDFTEEEGTYEKERVEFSDRYYAAKSFLMEQLKERQDLLNQSVRPENMTVQGELVDHVRLPQIKLQTFAGDVDEWLSFRDLFTSLIHWRKDLPEVEKLHYLKGCLQGEPKSLIDPLQITKGNYQVAWDLLLRRYNNSKQLKKRQVQSLFRLPNLTKESAVELHALVEGFERIVQTLDQIVQPADYKDLLLVNILSGRLDPVTRRGWEEFSAGKEQDTLKDMLEFLQRRTHVLESLPTRSVDTRSTNQQQQKPRPMVLKTSYSTVQATDGRCAACSGIHQLHLCAVFQGMTVSDRESLLRANSLCRNCLKHGHVAKECQSKFSCKHCRKRHHTLLCFKSGKDHAKVAGSKRDNVPRKESQDTVGSVSSQIKDASETVVASAVQQFSTQVLLATAVVVVEDNNGNRLPARALLDSGSESNFISERLSQRLRVTRNKVDISVSGIAQAASRVKQQIQATVCSRVSSFSRRMRFLVLPKVTVNLPTSAINTTGWTIPDGVILADPTFSISKDVDLVLGIEHFFDFFESGQRLSLGHHLPALNESVFGWVVCGGCTDLKESPRINCNVLAVEGLDALVARFWSCEEVDLPVSYYSPEEARCEALYAQTVQRDAEGRYSVALPKKEGALSLLGESRDIAVRRLLGTERRLARDTHLRSQYTAFMEEYERLGHMRKINDLGFVKRCYLPHHPVIKEESKTTKVRVVFDASCKTSTGISLNDVLLCGPVIQQDLRSLIFRCRVKQIMLVADVEKMFRQIDICTDDRALQCILWRPTPTAQISTFELNTVTYGTKPAPFLATRTLKQLAIDERDRFPLAAKVVCEDVYMDDVITSTDSLDSAIKMRTELDSIMSSGGFRLRKWACNSAEVLHGVEEESLAIPNVDGINLDRNSSVTTLGLIWLPTTDEFMLKLNISQMDSEHIITKRNVLSKIASIFDPHGWFGATITTAKVLMQQLWTLSDTNGKRLDWDQPLPSKADDLAIQMNQKMLSIQLSYRLAIILHGWFCITTTYVYCTLDRNCY, from the exons ATGCCTAAATCAACAGCAGCGGACAAGAGGGCACCATCGCTGAGGCGACTTAAAACTCAACTGAAGGACGCTCAATCATCCCTAATGGACATCCAGCGGTTCATTGATGGTTTCGAGGAGCATGCTACGACCAGTGATGTTGAAGTTCGTTTAGATATGCTTGATGGGTTGTTTGAAACGTTTAGTGAAACTCTTATCGACATCAAATCCCACGACGATTTTACTGAGGAAGAAGGTACATACGAAAAGGAGAGAGTAGAATTTAGCGACCGTTACTATGCCGCTAAATCGTTTCTAATGGAGCAGCTCAAGGAACGCCAGGACTTACTGAATCAATCTGTTCGTCCGGAGAACATGACGGTGCAAGGCGAGCTCGTCGATCATGTGCGTTTGCCACAGATTAAACTGCAGACGTTTGCAGGGGATGTGGACGAGTGGTTGAGTTTTCGTGATTTGTTCACGTCACTCATACACTGGCGAAAGGACCTCCCGGAAGTAGAAAAACTACACTATTTGAAAGGCTGTTTACAAGGTGAACCCAAAAGCCTCATCGACCCTCTGCAAATTACGAAGGGGAACTATCAAGTAGCTTGGGACTTACTTCTACGAAGATACAACAATAGTAAGCAGTTGAAAAAGCGCCAGGTACAATCGCTGTTCAGGCTGCCAAATTTGACGAAGGAATCTGCTGTCGAGCTTCATGCTCTTGTCGAGGGCTTCGAGAGAATCGTGCAGACCTTGGACCAAATAGTACAACCGGCCGACTACAAGGATTTACTTCTGGTGAACATTTTGTCTGGGCGACTCGATCCAGTAACCCGTCGAGGCTGGGAAGAGTTTTCAGCCGGCAAGGAACAAGATACCCTAAAAGACATGCTAGAGTTTCTTCAGCGACGCACACACGTACTTGAGTCTCTACCAACGCGTTCAGTTGATACTAGGAGTACCAATCAGCAGCAGCAGAAACCAAGGCCCATGGTGCTGAAGACCAGTTACAGCACAGTTCAAGCAACAGATGGACGTTGTGCAGCCTGTTCTGGAATTCACCAGCTACATTTGTGCGCAGTATTTCAAGGGATGACTGTATCGGACAGAGAGTCTTTGCTACGTGCAAACTCGTTGTGTCGCAATTGTTTAAAACATGGACACGTGGCAAAGGAGTGTCAATCGAAATTTTCTTGTAAGCATTGCAGAAAAAGGCATCATACACTATTATGCTTCAAGTCAGGGAAGGATCACGCGAAGGTTGCGGGGTCTAAACGGGACAATGTTCCCAGGAAAGAAAGTCAAGACACAGTAGGTTCAGTATCGTCTCAGATCAAGGATGCATCTGAAACAGTGGTCGCTAGTGCGGTTCAGCAATTCTCAACCCAGGTACTGTTGGCAACTGCTGTCGTCGTTGTAGAGGACAACAACGGGAATCGACTTCCAGCACGGGCGCTTTTGGACTCAGGTTCGGAGAGCAATTTTATTTCAGAAAGGTTGAGTCAGCGATTACGGGTAACGAGAAATAAGGTGGATATTTCGGTGTCTGGAATCGCTCAAGCAGCATCACGAGTAAAGCAGCAGATTCAAGCTACAGTTTGTTCGCGGGTCTCAAGCTTTTCACGGAGAATGCGTTTTTTGGTACTCCCAAAGGTTACGGTCAACCTACCAACGTCGGCAATAAACACTACTGGTTGGACCATTCCAGATGGTGTAATTTTGGCTGATCCGACGTTTTCCATATCCAAGGACGTGGACTTAGTACTTGGCATTGAACATTTCttcgatttcttcgaaagtGGACAAAGGCTTTCATTGGGTCATCATCTCCCAGCCCTGAACGAATCTGTTTTCGGCTGGGTGGTTTGCGGTGGATGCACAGATTTGAAGGAATCTCCACGGATAAATTGCAACGTGTTGGCGGTAGAAGGTTTGGATGCTCTGGTAGCTCGATTTTGGTCCTGTGAGGAGGTTGATTTACCAGTTAGCTACTACTCGCCAGAGGAAGCACGATGTGAAGCTTTGTATGCACAGACGGTTCAACGCGATGCCGAAGGAAGGTACTCTGTTGCACTGCCAAAGAAAGAAGGCGCACTATCTTTACTAGGTGAGTCACGGGACATCGCAGTTAGACGTCTTCTTGGCACTGAACGTAGATTGGCAAGGGATACCCATCTTCGATCACAATATACAGCGTTCATGGAGGAATATGAACGGTTGGGACACATGCGTAAGATCAATGATCTAGGTTTTGTCAAACGTTGCTATCTGCCACATCACCCAGTGATCAAAGAGGAAAGCAAAACCACCAAGGTACGCGTGGTATTTGACGCGAGTTGCAAAACTTCAACAGGCATTTCGCTGAACGACGTTCTGCTGTGTGGACCAGTTATACAGCAGGATTTGCGGTCGCTGATATTCCGATGCCGAGTGAAGCAGATCATGTTGGTGGCGGACGTTGAAAAGATGTTCCGTCAGATAGATATCTGCACGGATGACAGAGCTCTACAGTGTATTCTTTGGCGTCCAACCCCAACTGCACAAATTTCAACGTTCGAGCTGAATACGGTAACATATGGAACAAAACCAGCTCCATTTCTAGCTACACGGACGTTAAAACAGCTGGCAATAGATGAGAGAGATCGGTTTCCACTCGCAGCAAAGGTTGTTTGCGAAGACGTCTATATGGACGATGTAATTACGAGTACAGACAGCTTAGACTCAGCGATTAAAATGCGAACTGAGCTCGATAGCATAATGTCTAGTGGTGGATTTCGACTTAGGAAATGGGCTTGCAACAGTGCAGAGGTCTTGCACGGTGTTGAGGAGGAAAGTTTGGCCATTCCAAACGTTGATGGAATCAACCTAGATCGGAACTCGTCAGTAACAACTCTCGGGTTGATCTGGCTGCCAACGACGGATGAATTCATGCTGAAGTTAAATATCTCTCAGATGGATTCAGAGCACATAATAACTAAGCGGAATGTACTGTCAAAAATtgcatccatttttgaccctcACGGATGGTTTGGTGCAACAATCACAACAGCAAAGGTGCTCATGCAACAATTGTGGACGTTGTCAGATACCAACGGAAAACGATTGGATTGGGATCAGCCTTTACCGTCAAAG GCGGACGACTTGGCCATTCAAATGAATCAGAAGATGCTAAGCATCCAGCTGTCTTACCGGCTCGCCATCATTTTACACGGCTGGTTTTGCATTACTACCACCTACGTTTATTGCACGCTGGACCGCAACTGCTATTGA